In Fusarium oxysporum Fo47 chromosome XII, complete sequence, one DNA window encodes the following:
- a CDS encoding phosphatidic acid phosphatase type 2/haloperoxidase, producing the protein MPFFRREKSPHRASPGTKTRHHQKAVHDPLPMSRRPTFGQWLKGTWLDIVTMACMGAIGLGVYFAKPAPARSFPVTFSDGEIVWPEYGYPLRGEIIPIWAAALLAALVPIFVFLVMQIRIRSFWDVNNAVIGLLYSLITAAVFQVFVKWLIGGFRPHFLEVCKPDMARARTMGGYNNKGYLQLYYTPDICTGDKSEINDALESMPSGHTTAAFAGFVYLYLYLNAKLKVFSNYHPSMWKLIVTYAPLLGAVLIGGALTIDKYHHFHDVLAGAIIGTIFAFSAYRMTYAAVWDWRFNHIPLNRGAPFNYSMGDAELVDAVFTRKVGWGSHGGSSLGYGHGHGLKSDGSEHMHGSGYNNGSIPRRPVGTGARGEEMV; encoded by the exons ATGCCCTTCTTCCGTCGAGAAAAGTCCCCTCACCGGGCTTCGCCTGGCACAAAGActcgccatcaccaaaagGCGGTTCACGACCCTCTCCCCATGTCGCGACGCCCTACTTTCGGACAGTGGCTCAAGGGCACATGGCTTGACATCGTCACCATGGCCTGTATGGGCGCTATCGGTCTTGGT GTTTACTTTGCTAAGCCTGCACCCGCTCGATCATTCCCCGTTACCTTTTCCGACGGCGAGATTGTCTGGCCCGAGTACGGATACCCTCTCCGAGGCGAGATCATTCCCATCTGGGCCGCTGCCTTGTTGGCTGCTCTTGTTCccatcttcgtcttcctgGTGATGCAGATCCGCATCCGCTCATTCTGGGATGTCAACAACGCTGTCATCGGTCTTCTCTACTCCCTCATCACCGCCGCCGTCTTCCAGGTCTTTGTCAAGTGGCTCATCGGTGGATTCCGACCTCATTTCCTTGAGGTCTGCAAGCCCGACATGGCTCGCGCTCGCACCATGGGAGGATACAACAACAAGGGATATCTTCAGCTTTACTACACTCCCGATATTTGCACTGGCGACAAGAGCGAGATCAACGATGCTCTTGAGTCCATGCCCAGTGGTCACACCACTGCTGCCTTTGCTGGCTTCGTCTACCTCTACCTTTACCTCAACGCTAAGCTTAAGGTCTTCTCCAACTACCATCCTTCCATGTGGAAGCTCATCGTCACCTACGCCCCTCTTCTCGGTGCCGTTCTCATCGGTGGAGCTCTCACTATCGACAAGTATCACCACTTCCACGATGTCCTTGCTGGCGCCATCATTGGAACCATCTTTGCTTTCTCCGCTTACCGAATGACCTACGCCGCTGTCTGGGACTGGCGCTTCAACCACATCCCCCTTAACCGAGGTGCTCCTTTCAACTACTCCATGGGTGATGCTGAGCTCGTTGACGCCGTCTTCACTCGCAAGGTTGGCTGGGGATCTCACGGTGGTAGCTCTCTCGGATATGGACACGGCCACGGCCTGAAGAGTGATGGATCTGAGCACATGCATGGCAGCGGATACAACAACGGTTCTATTCCCCGACGACCTGTCGGCACTGGTGCTCGTGGCGAGGAGATGGTTTAA
- a CDS encoding hydrophobic surface binding protein A-domain-containing protein — protein MRLSLLPLIALAGSAFASGDSISTAIDNISNATLALNKTVATWPQTLLGALPITTKSTLLLTEIHKGFVIARESEPLSLEETLQVAKATSELSADVELTINTIIAAKPNFDRLQVSPVILLNLNLQRALSQDFSEAVISKVPKDLQGNAKALVQGIDDSFARAISKYSKLRG, from the coding sequence ATGCGTCTCAGCCTTCTCCCCCTGATTGCCCTCGCTGGCTCTGCCTTCGCATCTGGAGATTCTATCTCGACGGCCATTGATAACATCTCCAATGCCACGCTTGCTCTCAACAAGACTGTAGCGACGTGGCCTCAGACCCTTCTCGGTGCTCTGCCAATTACTACAAAGTCAACACTGCTCCTCACCGAGATCCACAAGGGCTTTGTGATCGCTCGCGAGTCTGAGCCTCTATCTCTCGAGGAAACCCTCCAAGTCGCAAAGGCTACATCTGAGCTCAGCGCCGACGTCGAGctcaccatcaacaccatcattGCCGCCAAACCCAACTTTGACAGACTACAAGTCAGCCctgtcatcctcctcaacctgaACCTACAGCGCGCCCTCAGCCAGGACTTTTCGGAAGCAGTCATATCCAAGGTCCCCAAAGACCTCCAAGGAAACGCAAAAGCACTGGTGCAAGGCATCGACGACAGTTTTGCAAGGGCTATAAGCAAGTACAGCAAACTACGAGGTTAA
- a CDS encoding Alpha/Beta hydrolase protein, translated as MDSCVPSALSRTTKSGIPTVGTRSTVDEEVANFVRQNPSLHLGGKDDFTTEREEHLKVFGFHALELDTSGHDLRKKNESAALIYFHGGDTVGSVDEFENDLRIVAEESGAVIIGVEYQLALERSLPIQLDDYDSMINGVQGDEGRKRGISPDQVCGGGDSAGGNMTAAASLPRKDNRKKPLKAQLLYNGIFSFADHYATRSKSEDLKDLLPAVVFTCSFDPLRDVGVEYVHLPSASGLTHGLLQEESMKTTKLVGMD; from the exons ATGGATTCCTGCGTTCCGTCAGCACTGTCTAGAACGACAAAGTCGGGTATCCCAACAGTCGGCACCCGCTCTACCGTCGATGAAGAGGTAGCAAACTTTGTGAGGCAGAACCCAAGCCTGCACCTGGGTGGCAAAGACGACTTCACAACAGAGCGAGAAGAGCATCTAAAAGTCTTTGGATTCCACGCTTTGGAGCTTGATAC ATCTGGTCATGACCTGCGCAAGAAGAACGAATCCGCTGCCTTGATTTACTTTCATGGAGGAGATACTGTCGGCAGTGTGGATGAGTTCGAGAATGACCTGAGaatcgttgctgaagaaAGTGGCGCCGTCATTATTGGAGTTGAGTATCAGCTTGCACTAGAACGGAGCTTACCGATCCAACTGGACGACTATGATTCAATGATCAATGGGGTTCAAGGTGATGAAGGGAGAAAACGAGGTATAAGCCCTGATCAGGTTTGTGGAGGCGGTGACTCTGCTGGTGGAAACATGACTGCCGCTGCGAGTCTTCCTAGAAAGGACAATAGAAAGAAACCATTGAAGGCACAGCTCCTTT ACAATGGCATCTTCTCTTTCGCTGATCATTACGCCACTCGTAGC AAGTCAGAAGACTTGAAAGACCTACTACCTGCGGTAGTCTTCACTTGTAGCTTTGACCCTCTTCGGGACGTTGGGGTAGAATATGTGCACCTTCCTTCAGCAAGCGG CTTGACACATGGGCTCTTGCAGGAAGAGTCGATGAAGACTACGAAGTTGGTTGGAATGGATTGA
- a CDS encoding pectin lyase fold/virulence factor encodes MKFSLTFAGLVGLAAASPFSEHDTSGGLMRRNGKCNWKDQHCCAIPDKYKYSSPSDTKNYYGYGRTIYVKSGKKIQDAIKRASPGDRIIVEAGEYPEQLVIDKDGIQLEAHGIVRLTKPKKYKRNACTGLTQDEKKNELQAGICITGYKVQTTEYKTEHKRVTSVKRFVKGVSVTGFSVEGFSGINIAIIGAKNTRITKNKLTDAPAYGALTLGSVNTVFRENVVTTTAGGFIGICQDNLSDVHTVKNDVSAHLIGVCVQTNGAFIGYNTLHDNCIGIVVDPGVKDAKIVHNYVGPTPPACGKTSYGIMLDSAVGTLVRDNTIEGQRGTGSSGVGILIYDDTCIATPEQPLSLACITLGGKAPKANHNIVIRNTLKNNDNDILSLGKGAGNVIKCNTCENPANIQAGQCKKP; translated from the exons ATGAAGTTTAGCCTCACCTTTGCAGGCCTCGTTGGCCTTGCCGCTGCCTCGCCCTTCTCAGAGCACGATACCTCTGGTGGACTCATGC GCCGAAACGGGAAGTGCAACTGGAAGGATCAGCACTGCTGCGCTATCCCCGACAAGTACAAGTACTCTTCTCCATCCGACACAAAGAACTACTACGGATATGGTCGCACTATCTACGTCAAGTCCGGCAAGAAGATCCAAGACGCCATCAAGAGGGCCTCTCCCGGTGATCGCATCATCGTTGAGGCTGGTGAATACCCTGAGCAACTCGTCATTGATAAGGATGGCATTCAGCTTGAAGCCCATGGCATCGTCCGCCTCACCAAGCCTAAGAAATACAAGCGCAATGCATGCACTGGTCTCACccaggatgagaagaagaatgagcTCCAGGCTGGTATCTGCATCACTGGCTACAAGGTCCAGACAACCGAGTACAAGACTGAGCACAAGCGAGTCACCTCTGTCAAGCGGTTTGTCAAGGGAGTTTCGGTCACTGGCTTCAGCGTTGAAGGTTTCTCTGGCatcaacatcgccatcatcggtGCCAAGAATACTCgcatcaccaagaacaaaCTCACTGATGCTCCTGCTTATGGTGCTCTCACCCTTGGTTCCGTCAACACTGTCTTCCGTGAGAACGTCGTCACTACCACTGCTGGCGGCTTCATCGGTATCTGCCAGGACAATCTGTCCGATGTGCATACCGTGAAGAACGACGTCTCTGCGCACCTCATTGGTGTCTGCGTTCAGACCAATGGCGCATTTATTGGGTACAACACTCTTCATGACAACTGCATAGGTATCGTCGTCGACCCTGGTGTGAAGGATGCCAAGATTGTGCACAACTACGTTGGGCCAACTCCTCCTGCGTGCGGCAAGACCTCGTATGGCATCATGCTCGACAGCGCTGTCGGAACTCTTGTTCGCGACAACACCATCGAGGGACAGCGTGGCACTGGCTCTTCAGGAGTCGGTATTCTCATCTACGATGATACTTGTATTGCTACTCCCGAACAGCCCCTTTCTCTTGCTTGCATTACCCTCGGCGGTAAAGCTCCCAAGGCCAATCATAACATTGTCATTCGAAACACCCTGAAGAACAACGATAACGATATCCTGAGCTTGGGCAAGGGAGCTGGCAATGTCATCAAGTGCAACACTTGCGAGAACCCTGCTAACATCCAGGCTGGACAGTGCAAGAAGCCTTAA
- a CDS encoding 10 TM acyl transferase domain found in Cas1p-domain-containing protein produces the protein MGAALPTSGVALNRVLALGLTLVVILGIVINQLQLSDDPYRCKALLNDGTWLNTPAENGSRAPFTNWQPPGCMIHKYKKEEIEECMEGRHMLFVGDSTTRQVFYGMARLLDAEKAEEVRANSKKHESHDVEFGGIRLKEIWDPFGNDSAVARNELTLYHEERINEVPVEEQKGPALAFMGMGVWFAARFEKEESIPMFKAAFNNMSELASNMDFEPFGSRPMDPRDGIGNEVFWAPIAPPFYDMLPDYRKTGVASQPGEVEEIDEFLKTQEQESGIPMLWSFPALSYDQQDAIGDHENGFHVTDSVAEMKAQILLNLRCNAKLDIQKSYPYDRTCCTDYGQKSFIQIILVTLGILYVGGAAITEIIALRSSEAPKWAIFNLDVATFVTGLLACYWADRTQSFAKGSKEYNMFDFNLMSALCFIVGFAFMTKSKPPPPRPGAAPAAAPATLDDAKPLSRDQTDEWKGWMQALILVYHWTGASRDLNIYVGIRLLVAAYLFQTGFGHGVFFSSKKDFSFKRVAAVLLRLNLLSCALPFFMNTDYMFYYFAPLVSFWFLIIYALFAIGQKYNDNTWALMGKIAVSAAICPGAMLWTPVLQWVFDALNMVFRIEWDLHEWQFRLGLDGLIVYVGIIMGVASVRTKLYNKILTQSYGLAGVAGILSIPLYWWVAVSSAETKQDYTALHPVFSFIPIMGFIAARNMFPATRTWYSRTFAWIGRCSLETFTLQFHILLAADTKGLLLLDIFKGDGSLLCDRWRSLIIIVPVFLWISSRVADATGGMVKLLTKDWAAQEQEEQYDVEAKADAEPLMSGNMLSGFTRHMPSKSSWANNLKLRMLGLFVLLWTLNLFY, from the exons ATGGGCGCAGCACTCCCAACTTCTGGTGTTGCGCTTAACCGGGTGCTGGCCCTCGGCTTGACGCTGGTCGTCATCTTgggcatcgtcatcaaccAGCTTCAACTAAGCGATGATCCGTATCGCTGTAAGGCTCTGCTTAATGATGGAACCTGGTTGAATACTCCCGCAGAGAATGGAAGCAGAGCGCCTTTTACAAACTGGCAGCCGCCTGGATGTATGATTCACAAgtacaagaaggaggagattgaggagtGCATGGAGGGACGACACATGCTTTTTGTTGGTGACTCTACGACTCGACAGGTCTTTTATGGCATGGCTCGTCTG CTCGACGCAGAAAAAGCCGAGGAGGTACGAGCAAACAGCAAGAAGCACGAAAGCCACGATGTAGAATTCGGCGGTATTCGACTTAAGGAAATCTGGGATCCATTTGGCAACGACAGCGCCGTCGCCCGCAATGAACTCACCCTCTACCACGAAGAGAGGATCAATGAGGTCCCCGTCGAAGAGCAGAAGGGTCCCGCCCTGGCCTTCATGGGAATGGGAGTTTGGTTCGCCGCCCgctttgagaaggaggagtcTATTCCCATGTTCAAGGCCGCCTTCAACAACATGTCCGAACTCGCTTCCAACATGGACTTTGAGCCTTTCGGTAGCCGACCCATGGACCCTCGCGATGGAATTGGCAACGAAGTTTTCTGGGCGCCAATTGCCCCGCCCTTCTACGACATGCTACCTGATTACCGCAAGACTGGTGTCGCTTCTCAGCCTGGTGAGGTCGAGGAAATTGATGAGTTCCTCAAGACACAGGAACAAGAGTCTGGTATTCCCATGTTGTGGTCTTTCCCCGCTTTGTCGTATGACCAGCAGGATGCTATCGGCGACCACGAGAATGGTTTCCATGTCACCGACAGTGTTGCTGAGATGAAGGCCCAGATCCTTCTTAACCTTCGATGCAATGCCAAGCTCGACATTCAGAAGTCTTATCCTTATGATCGCACTTGCTGCACTGACTATGGACAGAAGTCTTTCATCCAGATTATCCTCGTCACTCTCGGTATTCTCTATGTCGGCGGTGCTGCCATCACCGAGATTATTGCTCTTCGATCCAGCGAGGCTCCCAAGTGGGCTatcttcaacctcgatgTCGCTACCTTCGTTACAGGTCTGCTTGCTTGCTACTGGGCCGACCGAACACAGTCTTTCGCCAAGGGTTCCAAGGAGTACAACATGTTCGACTTCAATCTCATGTCTGCTCTCTGCTTCATTGTCGGCTTTGCCTTCATGACTAAGTCCAAGCCTCCACCTCCTCGACCTGGCGCCGCTCCTGCTGCCGCCCCCGCGACTCTCGACGATGCGAAGCCTTTGTCCCGTGACCAGACTGACGAGTGGAAGGGATGGATGCAGGCTCTCATCCTCGTGTATCACTGGACTGGTGCTTCGCGCGACCTCAACATCTACGTCGGCATCCGTCTCCTCGTTGCCGCCTATCTCTTCCAGACTGGTTTTGGTCATGGTGTTTTCTTCAGCTCCAAGAAGGATTTCTCCTTCAAGCGTGTCGCCGCCGTTCTCCTGcgcctcaaccttctcagcTGCGCGTTGCCCTTCTTCATGAACACCGACTACATGTTCTACTACTTCGCTCCCCTCGTCAGCTTCTGGTTCCTTATCATCTACGCCCTTTTCGCAATTGGTCAGAAGTATAACGACAACACCTGGGCGCTCATGGGTAAGATTGCTGTTTCGGCTGCCATCTGCCCTGGCGCTATGTTGTGGACTCCTGTTCTGCAGTGGGTTTTCGATGCCTTGAACATGGTCTTCCGAATTGAGTGGGATCTTCACGAGTGGCAGTTCCGTCTCGGTCTTGATGGTCTCATTGTCTACGTCGGTATCATTATGGGTGTCGCTTCCGTCCGGACCAAGCTGTACAACAAGATCCTCACCCAATCTTATGGCCTGGCCGGTGTCGCTGGTATTCTCTCCATCCCTCTGTACTGGTGGGTTGCTGTTAGCAGCGCCGAGACCAAGCAGGATTACACTGCCCTTCACcccgtcttctctttcatccCCATCATGGGATTCATTGCTGCTCGCAACATGTTCCCTGCTACCCGCACATGGTACTCTCGAACTTTCGCCTGGATCGGCCGATGCTCCCTCGAGACCTTTACCCTTCAGTTCCACATCCTTCTCGCTGCCGATACCAAGggtcttctccttctcgacatcttcaagggTGATGGTAGCCTCCTCTGCGACCGCTGGAGGTCTCTGATCATCATAGTTCCCGTTTTCTTGTGGATCAGCTCCCGCGTTGCCGACGCTACTGGTGGTATGGTCAAGCTTCTGACCAAAGATTGGGCAGCCCAGGAGCAAGAGGAGCAGTACGatgttgaagccaaggctgatgctgagccTCTAATGAGCGGCAACATGCTCTCTGGCTTTACGCGGCACATGccctcaaagtcctcatGGGCCAACAACCTCAAGCTCCGCATGCTTGGCCTCTTTGTCCTCCTCTGGACACTCAACCTG TTCTACTAG